A portion of the Phacochoerus africanus isolate WHEZ1 chromosome 5, ROS_Pafr_v1, whole genome shotgun sequence genome contains these proteins:
- the FOXL3 gene encoding forkhead box L3, producing MFDSSQYPYNCFNYDADDYPAGSSDEEKRLTRPAYSYIALIAMAIQQSPAGRVTLSGIYDFIMRKFPYYRANQRAWQNSIRHNLSLNSCFVKVPRTEGHEKGKGNYWTFAGGCESLLDLFENGNYRRRRRRRGPKREGTRGARAAAAEMPPGPPEPAGAGTSPAPRPKPPTPTSPASPAALGREEHRDIKFSIDYILSAPDPFPGLKAPCAQEGRCPRREAQPMNLHLWPM from the exons ATGTTTGACAGTTCGCAGTATCCCTACAATTGCTTCAATTATGACGCGGACGACTACCCGGCGGGCAGCTCTGACGAGGAGAAGCGGCTCACGCGGCCAGCGTACAG CTACATCGCGCTGATCGCCATGGCCATTCAACAGAGCCCGGCGGGTAGGGTGACCCTGTCGGGCATCTACGACTTCATCATGCGCAAGTTCCCCTATTACCGTGCCAACCAGCGTGCCTGGCAGAACTCCATCCGCCATAACCTGTCCCTCAACAGCTGCTTCGTCAAG GTGCCGCGGACAGAGGGCCACGAGAAGGGCAAAGGCAACTACTGGACGTTCGCCGGCGGCTGCGAGTCGCTGCTAGATCTCTTCGAGAACGGCAACTAccgccggcggcggcggcggcgcggcccCAAGCGCGAGGGGACCCGGGGGGCGCGCGCGGCCGCCGCGGAGATGCCCCCGGGTCCCCCTGAGCCAGCCGGCGCGGGGACGTCCCCGGCGCCCCGCCCCAAGCCCCCGACCCCCACCAGCCCGGCCAGCCCCGCGGCgctggggagggaagagcacAGAGACATCAAGTTCAGCATCGACTACATCCTCTCGGCCCCGGACCCCTTTCCCGGGCTCAAGGCGCCCTGTGCGCAGGAGGGCAGATGCCCTCGGCGGGAGGCCCAGCCCATGAACCTCCACCTGTGGCCCATGTGA